One window of Bacillus alkalicellulosilyticus genomic DNA carries:
- a CDS encoding alpha/beta hydrolase: MHRLYGKITEHSLQSRFLEKEMEVIVYLPPTYSPLYTYPVLYAQDGKDYFLNGRMARQVEELIKDNKMKDIIVVGIPYESVSARRSMYHPEGELHERYLRFFAEELVPFVDSNFQTEHLATGRTLIGSSLGASFSLMATLSYPHSFGQLILQSPYVNDEILSAVENSDMTHQIEVYHIIGTQETAVQTTNGLTVDFVAPNQKLQKILQKKHPVYSYREFDGEHLWKHWQQDLSRALMFMFATKDIEE; the protein is encoded by the coding sequence ATGCATCGCTTATATGGTAAAATAACCGAACATTCTTTACAAAGTCGTTTTTTAGAGAAGGAGATGGAAGTCATCGTTTACCTTCCTCCAACCTATTCTCCTTTGTATACATATCCTGTATTATACGCTCAGGATGGCAAAGATTATTTTTTGAACGGAAGAATGGCTAGACAAGTAGAAGAATTAATTAAAGACAACAAAATGAAGGATATCATTGTTGTTGGTATCCCATATGAGTCCGTTTCTGCAAGAAGAAGTATGTATCATCCAGAAGGTGAGCTGCATGAAAGGTATTTACGTTTTTTTGCTGAGGAACTTGTACCTTTTGTTGACAGCAACTTTCAAACAGAGCATTTAGCTACTGGGAGAACACTCATCGGTTCCTCACTAGGAGCAAGCTTTTCACTGATGGCGACGTTAAGCTATCCTCATTCGTTTGGTCAGCTTATCCTTCAGTCTCCCTATGTAAATGATGAGATCCTCTCTGCCGTCGAGAACAGTGACATGACTCATCAAATCGAGGTGTACCACATCATCGGAACACAAGAAACTGCCGTGCAAACAACCAATGGATTAACTGTAGATTTTGTAGCTCCCAATCAAAAGTTACAAAAAATTCTTCAAAAAAAACATCCTGTTTATTCTTATCGTGAATTTGATGGGGAGCACTTATGGAAACATTGGCAGCAAGATCTTTCACGAGCTCTTATGTTTATGTTTGCAACAAAAGATATAGAAGAGTAA
- a CDS encoding GNAT family N-acetyltransferase — MNVAIVSNEKQLKDAFHVRTVVFIEEQNVPLEEEIDQFEDEATHFVVYDKEKPVGAGRLREVDGYAKVERICILSSYRGKGVGVLLMEYIESLSKAKGLQKAKLNAQTHAEHFYQKLGYETVSGEFLDAGIPHVTMTKTL, encoded by the coding sequence ATGAATGTAGCTATAGTAAGTAATGAAAAACAATTAAAAGATGCTTTCCATGTACGAACGGTTGTGTTTATTGAGGAACAAAACGTTCCGCTTGAAGAAGAAATTGACCAATTTGAGGACGAAGCTACACATTTTGTAGTGTATGACAAGGAAAAACCAGTTGGTGCAGGGCGTCTTCGTGAAGTTGATGGATATGCTAAAGTAGAGCGAATTTGTATCCTCTCTAGTTATCGCGGCAAAGGAGTTGGCGTACTTCTTATGGAATACATTGAGTCTTTAAGTAAAGCTAAGGGATTACAAAAAGCAAAGTTGAATGCGCAGACTCATGCAGAGCATTTTTATCAAAAATTAGGGTATGAAACCGTGTCTGGTGAGTTTTTAGATGCCGGAATTCCACATGTCACGATGACAAAAACACTATAA
- a CDS encoding MBL fold metallo-hydrolase — MEYKQITETCSYFHGNVNVGYIKKGNTGLLIDAGLDEGAAKKITKILQNNKWPLTHLFITHAHADHYGGASYLQKKFQVSIFAPKFEEAILSYPKLESIYLFNGVEPPQELRNKFIEGNPIHVDVVCEEGEQTIGDINILLHPLPGHSYGQLGLECEGILYAADAYFDKKTLHKHNIPFVIDVNQTIESLKRLMTIDVIGAVPGHGVYEENYQETIQLNIEYHLQVKQECLTYIQEQKHVEWEQMSKNMCTLRGIQITNITSWALYRTAVAAYVQALVLDGKVEYAFVENSFVIKENKNKG; from the coding sequence GTGGAGTATAAACAAATTACTGAAACGTGTAGTTATTTTCACGGCAATGTAAATGTGGGATACATTAAAAAAGGCAATACGGGCCTTCTTATTGATGCAGGTCTTGATGAAGGGGCAGCAAAAAAAATAACAAAAATATTACAAAACAACAAATGGCCATTGACGCACTTATTTATTACGCATGCCCATGCCGACCACTATGGAGGGGCTTCTTATCTTCAAAAGAAATTCCAAGTTTCTATATTTGCTCCAAAGTTTGAAGAAGCGATACTTTCTTATCCTAAGCTAGAATCGATTTATCTATTTAATGGGGTAGAACCGCCACAGGAATTACGAAATAAATTTATTGAAGGGAACCCAATTCATGTGGACGTTGTTTGCGAAGAAGGAGAACAAACGATTGGAGACATCAATATCCTCCTTCATCCCCTGCCTGGGCATAGTTATGGTCAATTAGGACTTGAATGTGAGGGGATTCTTTACGCTGCAGATGCTTACTTTGACAAAAAAACATTACATAAACATAACATACCGTTTGTTATCGACGTAAATCAAACGATAGAATCGTTGAAAAGACTAATGACAATCGATGTAATAGGGGCAGTTCCAGGGCATGGAGTGTATGAAGAGAATTATCAAGAAACGATTCAACTAAACATTGAATATCATTTACAAGTAAAACAAGAATGTCTTACTTACATTCAGGAGCAGAAACATGTGGAGTGGGAACAAATGAGTAAAAACATGTGTACACTGCGGGGGATTCAGATAACAAACATAACGTCATGGGCGCTTTATCGCACTGCCGTAGCAGCATATGTTCAAGCACTTGTATTAGATGGTAAGGTAGAATATGCTTTTGTTGAAAATAGCTTTGTAATAAAGGAAAACAAGAATAAAGGATGA
- the mscL gene encoding large conductance mechanosensitive channel protein MscL, giving the protein MMEEFKEFAMRGNVVDMSIGVIIGTTFAKIVQSFVDDVLMPPIGLLVGQVDFSNLYINLSNETFETLQDAREAGAPTLNYGIFLNHIIHFMIVAFVLFMFVRQMNRIRRPDENLLDSIKTKTCSFCFSVIPYKASRCPKCTSDLTRKTKETPSSRKKEHAVIRFKGR; this is encoded by the coding sequence ATTATGGAAGAATTTAAGGAATTCGCTATGCGTGGAAATGTGGTAGATATGAGTATAGGAGTTATTATTGGAACAACGTTTGCAAAAATTGTGCAATCGTTCGTGGACGATGTCCTTATGCCTCCTATTGGTTTATTGGTTGGCCAAGTTGACTTCTCAAATTTATATATTAATCTGTCAAATGAAACATTTGAAACACTTCAAGATGCAAGAGAAGCTGGTGCCCCCACTTTAAATTATGGTATCTTTTTAAACCATATCATACATTTTATGATTGTTGCTTTTGTATTGTTTATGTTTGTTAGACAAATGAATCGGATTCGAAGACCTGATGAAAATCTGTTGGATAGTATCAAAACGAAGACCTGTTCATTTTGTTTTTCAGTGATCCCTTATAAAGCTAGTCGCTGTCCAAAATGCACATCCGATCTTACACGAAAAACAAAAGAAACCCCTTCTAGTAGGAAAAAAGAACATGCGGTAATACGATTTAAAGGCCGTTAA
- a CDS encoding HNH endonuclease, whose product MEHQKRTTCELCGRETSQLTVHHLIPREEGGALLAKAMLCIPCHKQIHALYTNKELALRLHTIKSLQADEKIKKYLKWIRKQAPTQMVKIKKSNSRKGPR is encoded by the coding sequence TTGGAACATCAAAAGCGAACCACTTGCGAACTATGTGGGAGAGAAACATCACAGCTAACTGTACATCATTTAATTCCAAGAGAAGAGGGTGGGGCGTTACTAGCAAAAGCCATGTTATGTATCCCATGTCACAAACAAATTCATGCCTTATATACAAACAAAGAGTTAGCCTTACGTTTACATACCATTAAAAGTTTACAAGCAGATGAGAAAATTAAAAAATACTTAAAATGGATTCGCAAACAAGCGCCAACGCAAATGGTGAAAATTAAAAAGTCAAACAGTCGTAAAGGTCCACGTTAA